The genomic interval GAACTTGGATTAGGATTGACTTGTAGCCGTCCCCAAGCAGTTTATTACAGTAATCGATAATGATGATTACCAATCTTGGAACACTCCCATCTGGAGGAGGCGGGGTATGTTTCTGTAACTCAACCTGACACAGAAGCTCGGAGAACATCTCTGCTGCCCCATCAATTACACTCCTGATGAGATCCCTTGTGAAGTTCTGGATTTCAACACATGCTGCTCCTCCAAACAACCGGTTAAAATCCAGCCTCAATTTGTTCAAAGATGCAAATATATCCAATAATCTCAAAAGCTTATTGGGGTCTTTCCTACTTTCTGTAACAGTCTTCCCAAATTGAAGAAATGCGAGAATACCAGCCTGAGCAACTATCCTTGCAAAGCAATCCAACCACACATCCAATCTCATCCTCTCAAAAACATCAATACAAAGCTTATACTCCGCCTCAAACAAATGCTTCACCGCAAACTCCAAATGCGTGCCCCACCGTGCAACATACCCATCTATGCTTTGCACATCATTGAACTCGGATACTGAAACTTCAAGGTAATCCAAATCAAGAGCTCGTAAGCTCTCTCTAACATTCAAACTACGAACTTCAACATAGATTGATATGCACTTCTCGAGTCTATTTTTAGCAATTAATCTCCCAAGAATTGCTTGCAACGTTTGAATAACAGATACAGGTAAAGGTGATGGTGCAATGCACGCTTGCTTACCAAGAGATGATGAAGACATTGGAAGTGGCACACTGTGTTCAGTCAAGAGCCTCTGGAACTCGTTTTCCAACTTATTCAATGCGGCATCAAACAGCCCGCCATCAAGGAGTGCCCTCTCCCCATCATTCTGCAATTCTCTAAGATTCTTCAAGGAGTTTTTCAAATTGGAAAGGTACAGATCATCGGCGACTCTATTATCCTCCAAATACTCTACTATATCCACCAGCCACTGAATTGCCAGTCCACTATTGTCCCCAAGAAACTTCAATGCCTCCTGTAGGCGTTTCAACACCGACAAGTAGCCAGGGAGATCATTCTGGGGGTCAGATAACAAGGCCTTTTCGAGACCATGAACAGCATCAAAAACCTTGAGCACCGCCCCGGCAGGGCTTACTGCACGATTAATGTGGCCCCCGACAGCAACAAGGGCGTCCTTTCCGGCTCGAATGGGTCGGACGGCAGCTCTCAATGAAGGTAATCTTTGGTTAATCTCTTCTAATCTAGGCCCAGCTCTGTCTAAAGCTAACCCTAGCGCCTTCGACTTTTCTAAGCTTAGTTTCAATGATTTGGTAGCACATATCAAACAATGGATTGTATTGTCATTCAAAGACTCCGCCATTTGAATACAAAACCCCAAAACCCTAAGAAATCAGAGGTTTGGACCTCTAAATCTTATGGAATAGAGAAAAGCAAATAGCTTCGCAAGACATTACCTTTAATCAGCAGCTGGTTTTTGCAATGGTTAATCCTATGATCAATCTCTCGGGAATTCATCAAACAAGTGTTCCAAAAAAGAACAAATCTGCAAACGTTCCTTCACCAAACTTTCACCAAATCATAACCATGCACCATGAAGTGGTGCGGGAAATGTTATTTATGTAACCGAATCGGCaaccattcttcttcttcttaaggTGGAAAGTGCGAGATAGATAGAGATGGACTCGCTTGGAAATAGAGACTGTGAGTTGGGGATTTCGGAGTGCGAGTGGAAGCGGAGGGAGTTGAGCTGAGAAGAAGTCAAAGTGAGAGCTTGGGTTCCGAATCGGTATTATCGAAACCTCGAGAGAGAATCGGTGACAAAATGAGATGAGACTCTGAGAATTGGAACGAAAGCTCTCTACTCacaactttcttcttcttgttctaaTTCTTTCGTACGTTTAGTTCGACCTGTACCAGTACCAGCCAAATGTGCAAGAGCATTACAAAGTTTTAGACaaataaaatccagaaaacctACAGTAATTGGTTGCCATCAATTCAAGTCAGCATCGGCACATGCAAATTAATTCGCTTACCAACTAGCACCAATAATGATTCACACTTCCTACAATTTGGATTTCTATATGtcattatgaaatgaaaatttaatgaatttttattgttgcatttggatgttgagataagttaacttgagttataaatagtaatattttataaattttattgagatgagtttaatctttttaagttgagattagtttaaatttttagataaaatgtttgatataaattgatatgagtttaactttttttatgagaaattaaaaaaagtagtagattccattaataattgatttgaaataaattgaattggGTCTAACaactaaacacaacctaagGTTGTTCAACCGAATCGCATTTTTTTTCCGGCTAgatccaaaatctaataaatgcaATTTAAATTTGGTTATATAAACTAGTGTCAGAAACAATTCAATTCAAAGTAGATGGATGTTCAATGAGaccaaagaaaaaacatttttacCATATCAAAagtatgataaaaaatatatatgatcttagaTTCTcatccatttatttatttatttatatatatatttaaacttaaCTAATGGTAAAAAGGCTGGTCATTGGTTAAGCCATacattacaaatatatatatatatatatatatatatatttttttttatcaaggaaTTATAACATAAATATGGGCTTTCTGTGTCCAAGTAGTTCGTAGTATGGGCTTTCTGTGCTCTAATTGAAAGGTCCATTCACAATGACAAGTGCGGGTCCGAGCCCATATTGGGGTCCTATTCGGCTTTCTTGCATTGGAAGTCGTTTGCAGTACCGTTTGCTTAGCGCCTCAGATGAAACTAACAGTGCTATTTTCGACGTTTCACCTGCCGAGACAACGGACAGAACGAGAAGGTTGCGTTAGATCTTATGATCATGACGACGAGGATGTACGCTTTCACTTCCTATGTTTTgaattactttttcttttttgcattgtTTCGTGAATTATATTTtccatacctttttttttttggattttcgtTCGGCTGAAGTCTGTAATCACTGCCCGATTATCAAAGTTTTAATTGGTGGAAAATTGGAAACAGACGTTT from Juglans microcarpa x Juglans regia isolate MS1-56 chromosome 4S, Jm3101_v1.0, whole genome shotgun sequence carries:
- the LOC121263564 gene encoding exocyst complex component EXO70A1-like; this translates as MAESLNDNTIHCLICATKSLKLSLEKSKALGLALDRAGPRLEEINQRLPSLRAAVRPIRAGKDALVAVGGHINRAVSPAGAVLKVFDAVHGLEKALLSDPQNDLPGYLSVLKRLQEALKFLGDNSGLAIQWLVDIVEYLEDNRVADDLYLSNLKNSLKNLRELQNDGERALLDGGLFDAALNKLENEFQRLLTEHSVPLPMSSSSLGKQACIAPSPLPVSVIQTLQAILGRLIAKNRLEKCISIYVEVRSLNVRESLRALDLDYLEVSVSEFNDVQSIDGYVARWGTHLEFAVKHLFEAEYKLCIDVFERMRLDVWLDCFARIVAQAGILAFLQFGKTVTESRKDPNKLLRLLDIFASLNKLRLDFNRLFGGAACVEIQNFTRDLIRSVIDGAAEMFSELLCQVELQKHTPPPPDGSVPRLVIIIIDYCNKLLGDGYKSILIQVLVIHQSWKREKFQEKLLVNEVLKIIKAIELNLETWMNVYEDINLSNFFAMNNHWHLYKHLKGTQVGDLLGDSWLKEHEQYKDYYATVFLRDSWGKLPNHLSREGLLLFSGGHATARDLVKKRLKAFNEAFDDMYKKQSNWVVLEEDLRERTCQVIVQAVVPVYRSYMQNYGPLVEQDASSSKYAKYTVQNLEKMLMSLFQPKPRRYGSFKGRQPSEKFNNGVRDDLRRIASSVM